A genomic window from Tolypothrix sp. PCC 7910 includes:
- the aroF gene encoding 3-deoxy-7-phosphoheptulonate synthase codes for MINAQLAAQSHPSHQTIVKLSETVSFGGEELVIIGGPCTVESLEQMETVAQKLAAAPVQALRGGVYKPRTSPYAFQGMGEAGLEVLAKVRSRYNILVVTEVMSIAQIEVVATHADMLQIGSRNMQNFDLLKALGQAGKPILLKRGLAATIEEFVMAAEYILSHGNPDVVLCERGIRSFDNYTRNVLDLGAVAALKQITHLPVIVDPSHAVGKRELVAPMAKAAIACGADGLIIECHPEPEKSVSDARQALSLEDMVNLVASLKPVATAVGRNISDLGVGVKSAPIFCAAA; via the coding sequence ATGATTAATGCTCAACTCGCCGCTCAATCCCATCCTAGCCACCAAACAATTGTCAAACTCTCAGAAACAGTTAGTTTCGGTGGTGAGGAATTAGTGATTATTGGTGGCCCCTGCACAGTGGAAAGCTTAGAACAAATGGAAACAGTCGCCCAAAAGTTAGCGGCTGCACCTGTACAGGCTTTGCGTGGGGGTGTCTACAAACCCCGCACATCTCCCTACGCTTTCCAAGGTATGGGAGAAGCCGGATTAGAAGTTTTGGCAAAAGTGCGATCGCGTTACAATATCCTAGTCGTCACAGAAGTGATGTCAATTGCTCAAATTGAAGTAGTCGCGACTCATGCTGATATGCTGCAAATTGGTAGCCGCAATATGCAAAACTTCGATTTACTCAAAGCTTTAGGACAAGCTGGGAAGCCAATATTACTCAAGCGCGGACTAGCAGCGACAATTGAAGAATTCGTTATGGCTGCTGAATATATTTTGAGTCACGGTAATCCTGATGTAGTGCTGTGTGAGCGAGGTATCCGCAGCTTCGATAATTACACCCGCAATGTACTGGACTTAGGTGCAGTAGCAGCTCTCAAGCAGATTACTCACTTACCCGTGATTGTAGATCCATCCCATGCCGTAGGTAAACGGGAATTAGTAGCACCTATGGCTAAGGCGGCTATAGCTTGTGGCGCAGATGGCTTAATTATTGAGTGTCACCCAGAACCAGAAAAATCTGTATCTGATGCACGCCAAGCTTTGTCTTTAGAAGACATGGTGAATTTGGTTGCAAGCCTCAAGCCTGTAGCCACAGCAGTTGGACGCAATATTTCAGATTTAGGGGTGGGTGTAAAATCTGCCCCTATTTTTTGTGCGGCGGCGTAA
- a CDS encoding NB-ARC domain-containing protein: MPKTTYVPQIQKRVKRLLAALLGFAVGEVAEDNFNIEYDWKEADSANPKLTIKTTLVALELLTLKDEYPGKLTKTQIREALNLLKDFVKILEDNRIQTQGSDEWHFTLKLWSKDKEKNLKRFDKVWQSNKSQKSPQLEANYPEYEGIAVVPQTKLAIFQAPPLPAHFVERPEYSDDLKTRLLTEDNRTLVITAIHGLGSVGKSTLAAALAVDAEIQTRFCDGILWATLGQQPDVLSLVSGWVQALGDYSFKPTSVEATTNHLRTLLYDKAVLLVVDDAWNTQDAQAFNVGGVRCQVLVTTREGAIADALAASTYSLDIMKPEQAMELLTKKLRREITGAERQSAKNLAQGVGYLPLALELAAAEVASGTTWDELLADIRQEVARLTSFDRPEAEEITDEASLKRLSLTASLNLSVKRMPQEKQQHFAWLGVLPEDVNINKMMAATLWEMDERDAAKMLQYLRNKALLLTGVPLADGTPTYRLHDLFHDLACNLLTAAPQPKRTGDLPGLGLNLTDAHAAVVEKYRQKTQNNLWHTLPDDGYIHQHLVWHLEKAGLFAEIHSLLWEESATGNNGWFEVREQLAQTGGYITDISRAWELAQRNWTVSTLSLQCRYALITTSLNSLAANLPRDLLLALVKNKKWTPEQGLAYALQKPKLEEKIDALAKLVNYLPLNLQQLALQKALAAARAIQDENDRAQALSVLADKLKEVLPEALAAARALGNEYHRADALSALADKLPPELLKEALAAVRTIRDENYRADALSALADKLPPELLKEALAAARTLGNEYDRAQVLSALADKLPPELLKEALTAARAIWDEYYRADALSASADKLPPELLLAALAVTRAIRDKYYRAQGLSALADKLPPELLKEALTAARVIRDEYYCADAFNALADKLPPELLTEALTAAKVARNEYYRTYALSALAGKLPEVLPEALAVARAIWDEYYRAQGLSALADKLPEVLPETLAVARAIRDEWNRAKALSALTDKLPPELLPEAVAVAKAIRDEYSRAKALSALADKLPEVLPEALAVARAIPHEYYRAKALSALADKLPEVLPEAVAVARAIGDEYYRAKALRALADKLPEVLPEALAAARALGNEGHCADALSALAGKLPPELLPEALAAAREIRDEDDRADALNALADKLPPDLLPEALAAAREIRDENDRTDALSALADNLPPELLPGSLAAAIALGKERNRAIALSALADNLPPKLLPEAFAAAVTIEDEYYLTKALSALADKLPPELLPEAFAAAVAIEDEYYRAQVLMALAQKLPEVLPEAIAAAREIEDGMTRAEVLIPLVEKLPPKLLPEALTAARETQDNYYRAAVLIALAQRLPELLPEAIATTEAIEDESCRGHRLSELAEKLPPELLPEVLAIARKIQDHYERAHPLIALVEKLPEVLPEALAAVRETQDDYSRAAVLIALAQRLPEVVPAAITATEAIQNESSRVHSELAEKLPPELLPEVLTAAREIQDNRYRAHALSALVQKLPQILPEALATARAIEDDSDRADALSELADKLPEVLPEALAAARAIDNEYYRTNSLSALAFDLSQMPSAILFPLWQDTLHQLSVRTRPNLLQDIKVLFPVIFALGGEPATVEVWRAIMDVGRWWK, encoded by the coding sequence ATGCCAAAAACTACTTACGTCCCTCAGATTCAAAAGCGAGTTAAGCGTCTGTTGGCGGCGTTGCTCGGTTTTGCGGTTGGGGAAGTTGCGGAAGATAATTTTAATATTGAGTACGACTGGAAAGAAGCAGATAGCGCTAACCCCAAGCTGACTATAAAAACAACTCTGGTGGCTTTGGAGTTGTTGACGCTAAAAGACGAATATCCAGGTAAGTTAACTAAAACGCAAATCCGCGAAGCGCTGAATTTACTCAAGGATTTTGTCAAAATTCTGGAAGATAACCGGATTCAAACTCAGGGTTCTGATGAGTGGCACTTTACATTAAAGCTATGGTCAAAGGATAAAGAAAAGAACCTGAAACGATTTGATAAGGTATGGCAAAGCAACAAATCTCAGAAATCTCCACAACTAGAAGCGAATTACCCTGAATATGAGGGTATTGCTGTTGTACCCCAAACTAAGCTGGCGATATTTCAAGCCCCTCCTTTACCTGCACACTTTGTTGAACGCCCAGAATACAGCGATGATTTAAAGACTCGCCTGCTCACAGAAGATAATCGCACTTTGGTAATTACGGCGATTCACGGTTTGGGTTCTGTGGGTAAATCGACTTTAGCAGCAGCTTTAGCAGTAGATGCAGAAATCCAAACTCGGTTTTGTGATGGTATTTTGTGGGCTACATTAGGTCAACAGCCTGATGTGCTGTCTTTAGTTAGTGGCTGGGTGCAAGCATTAGGAGACTATAGCTTTAAACCTACCAGTGTAGAAGCAACTACCAACCATTTACGGACGCTGCTTTATGACAAAGCGGTGTTGCTGGTGGTAGATGATGCATGGAATACGCAAGATGCACAAGCGTTTAATGTGGGTGGGGTGCGGTGTCAGGTTTTAGTAACAACTCGTGAAGGGGCAATTGCTGATGCCTTAGCAGCCAGCACCTACAGCCTGGATATCATGAAACCAGAGCAGGCGATGGAATTGCTGACGAAGAAATTAAGACGGGAAATTACAGGTGCAGAACGTCAGTCAGCCAAAAATTTAGCCCAAGGTGTTGGTTATCTCCCCCTAGCATTGGAACTCGCAGCCGCCGAAGTTGCTAGCGGTACGACTTGGGATGAACTATTGGCGGATATTCGGCAAGAGGTAGCCAGATTAACCAGTTTTGACCGACCGGAAGCAGAGGAAATTACCGATGAGGCGAGTTTAAAACGCTTGAGTTTAACCGCATCATTAAACTTGAGTGTCAAGCGAATGCCTCAAGAAAAGCAACAGCATTTTGCTTGGTTGGGGGTGTTGCCGGAGGATGTCAACATTAATAAGATGATGGCGGCAACGCTGTGGGAAATGGATGAGCGTGATGCTGCCAAGATGTTGCAATATTTACGGAATAAGGCATTGCTATTAACAGGAGTCCCCCTTGCTGATGGTACGCCTACCTATCGGTTACATGACTTATTCCATGATTTAGCCTGTAATTTGTTAACTGCTGCGCCACAGCCAAAGCGGACAGGAGATTTGCCAGGGTTAGGTTTAAATCTTACTGATGCTCACGCTGCTGTTGTGGAGAAATATCGGCAGAAAACCCAGAATAATTTATGGCATACACTACCTGATGATGGTTACATTCATCAGCATTTAGTTTGGCATTTGGAGAAGGCGGGACTTTTTGCAGAGATTCACTCTTTATTGTGGGAGGAGTCGGCAACTGGGAATAATGGCTGGTTTGAAGTGCGGGAACAATTGGCACAAACAGGGGGTTACATCACAGATATATCTCGTGCTTGGGAATTAGCCCAAAGGAATTGGACTGTATCAACATTAAGTTTGCAGTGTCGCTATGCTTTGATTACTACATCCCTGAATAGTTTGGCAGCTAATTTACCAAGAGATTTATTACTTGCTTTGGTCAAAAACAAGAAGTGGACTCCCGAACAAGGACTAGCTTACGCCCTGCAAAAACCAAAGCTAGAAGAGAAAATAGACGCACTGGCAAAACTAGTCAATTATCTGCCACTAAATCTTCAACAATTAGCACTGCAAAAAGCACTTGCTGCTGCCAGGGCGATTCAGGATGAGAATGATCGTGCCCAAGCCTTGAGTGTCTTAGCAGACAAACTAAAAGAAGTATTACCAGAAGCACTTGCTGCTGCCAGGGCACTTGGGAATGAGTATCATCGTGCCGATGCCTTGAGTGCCTTAGCAGACAAACTACCACCAGAGTTGTTAAAAGAAGCACTTGCTGCTGTCAGGACGATTCGAGATGAGAATTATCGTGCCGATGCCTTGAGTGCCTTAGCAGACAAACTGCCACCAGAGTTGTTAAAAGAAGCACTTGCTGCTGCCAGGACACTTGGGAATGAGTATGATCGTGCCCAAGTCTTGAGTGCCTTAGCAGATAAACTGCCACCAGAGTTGTTAAAAGAAGCCCTCACCGCCGCTAGGGCGATTTGGGATGAGTATTATCGTGCCGATGCCTTGAGTGCCTCAGCAGATAAACTACCACCAGAGTTGTTGCTAGCAGCTCTTGCTGTTACCAGGGCAATTCGGGATAAGTATTATCGTGCCCAAGGCTTGAGTGCCTTAGCAGATAAACTGCCACCAGAGTTGTTAAAAGAAGCCCTCACCGCCGCTAGGGTGATTCGGGATGAGTATTATTGTGCCGATGCCTTTAATGCCTTAGCAGATAAACTGCCACCAGAGTTGTTGACAGAAGCCCTCACCGCCGCTAAGGTGGCTCGGAATGAGTATTATCGTACCTATGCCTTGAGTGCCTTAGCAGGCAAACTGCCAGAAGTATTACCAGAAGCCCTTGCTGTTGCCAGGGCAATTTGGGATGAGTATTATCGTGCCCAAGGCTTGAGTGCCTTAGCAGATAAACTGCCAGAAGTATTGCCAGAAACCCTTGCTGTTGCCAGGGCGATTCGGGATGAGTGGAATCGTGCCAAAGCCTTGAGTGCCTTAACAGATAAACTGCCACCAGAGTTGTTGCCAGAAGCTGTTGCTGTTGCCAAGGCGATTCGGGATGAGTATTCTCGTGCCAAAGCCTTGAGTGCCTTAGCAGATAAACTGCCAGAAGTATTGCCAGAAGCCCTTGCTGTTGCCAGGGCTATTCCGCATGAGTATTATCGTGCCAAAGCCTTGAGTGCCTTAGCAGATAAACTACCAGAAGTATTACCAGAAGCTGTTGCTGTTGCCAGGGCGATTGGGGATGAGTATTATCGTGCCAAAGCCTTGCGTGCCTTAGCAGACAAACTGCCAGAAGTATTGCCAGAAGCCCTTGCTGCTGCCAGGGCACTTGGGAATGAGGGTCATTGTGCTGATGCCTTGAGTGCCTTAGCAGGCAAACTGCCACCAGAGTTGTTGCCAGAAGCTCTTGCTGCTGCCAGGGAAATTAGGGATGAGGATGATCGTGCCGATGCCTTGAATGCCTTAGCAGACAAACTGCCACCAGACTTGTTGCCAGAAGCACTTGCTGCTGCCAGGGAAATTAGGGATGAGAATGATCGTACCGATGCCTTGAGTGCCTTAGCAGACAACCTGCCACCAGAGTTGTTGCCAGGATCTCTTGCTGCTGCTATAGCACTTGGGAAGGAGCGGAATCGTGCCATAGCCTTGAGTGCCTTAGCAGACAACCTGCCACCAAAGTTGTTGCCAGAAGCTTTTGCTGCTGCTGTGACAATTGAGGATGAGTATTATCTTACCAAAGCCTTGAGTGCCTTAGCAGACAAACTGCCACCAGAGTTGTTGCCAGAAGCTTTTGCTGCTGCTGTGGCAATTGAGGATGAGTATTATCGTGCTCAGGTGTTGATGGCCTTAGCCCAGAAACTACCAGAGGTTTTGCCCGAAGCTATTGCTGCTGCCAGAGAGATTGAGGATGGAATGACTCGTGCTGAAGTTTTGATACCTTTAGTAGAGAAACTACCGCCAAAACTACTGCCAGAAGCCCTGACTGCGGCTAGAGAAACTCAGGATAACTATTATCGTGCTGCGGTTTTGATTGCCTTAGCCCAAAGATTACCAGAACTTTTGCCCGAAGCTATTGCTACTACCGAGGCTATTGAGGATGAGTCTTGTCGTGGTCATCGTTTAAGTGAATTAGCCGAGAAACTACCGCCAGAATTATTACCAGAAGTCCTAGCGATCGCTCGGAAAATTCAGGATCATTACGAGCGCGCCCATCCTTTGATAGCTTTAGTAGAGAAACTACCAGAAGTTTTGCCAGAAGCCCTTGCTGCAGTTAGAGAAACTCAGGATGACTATTCTCGTGCTGCGGTTTTGATTGCCTTAGCCCAAAGACTACCAGAAGTTGTGCCAGCAGCTATTACTGCTACCGAAGCGATTCAGAATGAGTCTTCTCGTGTGCATAGTGAATTAGCTGAGAAACTACCACCAGAATTATTACCAGAAGTCCTTACTGCTGCTAGAGAGATTCAGGATAACCGTTATCGTGCCCATGCCCTCAGTGCCTTAGTTCAAAAACTACCACAAATTTTACCAGAAGCACTTGCTACAGCCAGGGCAATTGAGGATGATTCTGATCGCGCCGATGCCCTCAGTGAGTTAGCAGACAAACTACCAGAGGTATTACCAGAAGCACTCGCTGCTGCTAGGGCAATTGATAATGAGTATTATCGCACCAATTCCCTCAGTGCCTTAGCTTTCGATCTGTCACAAATGCCATCCGCCATACTTTTTCCACTTTGGCAAGATACCCTTCATCAGTTATCTGTTCGCACTCGCCCTAATTTGCTGCAGGATATCAAGGTATTGTTTCCGGTTATCTTTGCATTAGGTGGCGAACCTGCAACGGTAGAGGTTTGGCGTGCAATTATGGATGTAGGACGATGGTGGAAATAA
- a CDS encoding family 10 glycosylhydrolase, with the protein MEIRGIWLTTTDSKVLDSKDNIAEAIKFLAETGFNVVFPVVWNQGSTNYPSQVMKEKFGIEIKERFRDKVTKIIRDPLQELIEEAKKFDIAVIPWFEYGFMSSYKGNGGKIINDKKQWAACGVDGQPLVVNDYYWLNALDTEVQEFILSLFLEVVNKYGNGIAGIQGDDHLPAFPMEGGYDEKTIKRYKDEFNQPPPKPPKRRNALNPQEPPDPLWQDSEWRQQWRQWAIWRADILSNFLHRLYRAVINVNPDLIISMSPNNYPWCYDNYLQDSQAWIDWGLVDLIHPQVYDKELKLYQTNIDKVVSKQFTQQQLPQLIPAILLKTSTYRITPEYLDAAIKTNRCLGLQGEVLFFYEGLRDDKDALANVLKSGVYSQPAGKFDAKEIKKNTFTHRRTNNYTEIITSPENILKVEFDSVEPFSEGLAAVKMGYKYGYIDTTGKLVVRMEYDKAEPFAEGVALVKIDEKDVYSGYIDKTGKFMKLMAN; encoded by the coding sequence ATGGAAATTCGCGGCATTTGGCTCACCACAACAGATAGTAAAGTCTTGGACTCCAAAGACAATATTGCCGAGGCGATAAAATTTCTCGCCGAAACTGGATTTAACGTTGTATTTCCTGTTGTCTGGAATCAAGGCTCAACTAATTATCCTAGCCAAGTGATGAAAGAAAAATTTGGTATAGAAATAAAAGAACGTTTTCGAGATAAAGTTACTAAAATAATTAGAGATCCTTTACAAGAGCTAATTGAAGAAGCCAAAAAATTTGATATTGCAGTTATTCCTTGGTTTGAATATGGCTTTATGAGTTCTTATAAAGGGAATGGTGGAAAAATTATTAATGATAAAAAACAATGGGCGGCCTGTGGTGTTGATGGTCAACCCCTTGTTGTTAATGATTATTATTGGTTAAATGCGCTTGATACCGAAGTCCAAGAATTTATATTAAGTTTATTTTTAGAAGTTGTAAACAAGTATGGCAATGGAATTGCCGGCATTCAGGGAGATGATCACTTACCTGCTTTTCCTATGGAAGGAGGTTATGATGAAAAAACTATTAAACGCTATAAAGATGAGTTTAATCAACCGCCACCAAAACCGCCAAAAAGACGAAATGCTCTAAATCCACAAGAACCACCAGATCCACTTTGGCAAGATTCCGAATGGAGACAACAATGGCGACAATGGGCAATATGGCGGGCTGATATTCTTTCAAATTTTTTACACCGTCTCTATCGTGCAGTAATTAATGTCAACCCAGACTTAATTATTTCTATGTCGCCCAATAATTATCCTTGGTGTTATGATAACTACCTCCAAGATTCTCAAGCTTGGATTGATTGGGGATTAGTTGATTTAATTCATCCACAGGTATATGACAAAGAATTAAAACTTTATCAAACAAATATAGATAAGGTAGTATCTAAACAATTTACCCAACAGCAATTACCACAACTAATTCCTGCTATCCTTCTCAAGACAAGTACCTATAGAATTACTCCAGAATATTTAGATGCTGCCATCAAAACTAATCGTTGTCTTGGCCTTCAAGGAGAAGTTCTGTTTTTCTACGAAGGTTTACGAGACGATAAGGATGCTTTAGCTAACGTTCTCAAATCTGGTGTTTACTCTCAACCCGCCGGAAAATTCGACGCGAAAGAAATTAAAAAGAATACTTTTACTCATCGACGCACCAACAATTACACAGAAATAATTACATCACCAGAGAATATTCTGAAGGTGGAATTTGATTCGGTTGAACCATTTTCTGAAGGTTTGGCAGCAGTCAAAATGGGTTACAAATACGGCTACATTGATACCACAGGTAAACTTGTTGTTCGTATGGAGTATGACAAAGCTGAACCTTTTGCAGAAGGAGTAGCTCTCGTCAAAATTGACGAGAAAGATGTCTATAGTGGCTATATTGATAAAACTGGAAAATTTATGAAGCTGATGGCGAATTAA
- a CDS encoding type II toxin-antitoxin system Phd/YefM family antitoxin, with translation MAITVNVAEATAKFTELLNHVLLGEEVVIAEQGIPVARLVALTNTTSPRIPGLDQGKVFIAPDFNEPLPEEILSDFENSRLV, from the coding sequence ATGGCTATTACTGTCAACGTTGCCGAAGCAACAGCCAAATTTACGGAACTTCTCAATCATGTATTGCTGGGGGAAGAAGTTGTGATTGCTGAACAAGGGATTCCGGTAGCACGTCTAGTAGCACTCACAAATACTACCTCTCCTCGCATTCCGGGCTTAGATCAAGGTAAAGTGTTTATTGCACCAGATTTCAACGAGCCTTTACCAGAAGAAATATTGAGTGATTTTGAGAATTCTCGCTTAGTTTAG